In Kocuria turfanensis, a single genomic region encodes these proteins:
- a CDS encoding L-talarate/galactarate dehydratase gives MTYTPDAVRHLQLSTVTLPLSTPISDAKVFTGRQRPMTEVVFLVAEITTEQGHSGVGFSYSKRAGGPAQYAHAKEVAEGLIGEDPSDIAKVYDKLLWAGASVGRSGVATQALAAIDVALWDLKAKRAGLPLAKLLGAHRDSVRTYNTSGGFLQASLEEVKDRATASLEAGIGGIKIKVGLPDSAEDLRRVAGVREHIGAGVPLMVDANQQWDRATALRMGRRLEEFDLTWIEEPLDAYDAEGHARLTAALDTPIATGEMLASVAEHVRLIEARSCDIIQPDAPRVGGITQFLRLAALADQRGLDLAPHFAMEIHLHLAAAYPREPWVEHFDWLDPLFEERLETRDGRMLVPSRPGLGITLSEQARAWTTDSAGFGTA, from the coding sequence ATGACCTACACTCCGGACGCCGTCCGCCACCTGCAGCTGTCCACCGTCACCCTGCCGCTGAGCACCCCGATCTCGGACGCCAAGGTCTTCACCGGCCGGCAGCGGCCGATGACCGAGGTGGTCTTTCTCGTCGCCGAGATCACCACCGAGCAGGGACACTCCGGCGTGGGGTTCAGCTACTCCAAGCGCGCGGGCGGGCCGGCCCAGTACGCCCACGCCAAGGAGGTCGCCGAGGGACTCATCGGCGAGGACCCGAGCGACATCGCCAAGGTGTACGACAAGCTGCTGTGGGCCGGCGCCTCGGTGGGCCGCTCCGGCGTGGCCACGCAGGCCCTCGCCGCGATCGACGTGGCCCTGTGGGACCTCAAGGCCAAGCGCGCGGGACTCCCCCTGGCCAAGCTGCTCGGCGCCCACCGGGACTCGGTGCGCACCTACAACACCTCCGGCGGCTTCCTGCAGGCCTCCCTGGAGGAGGTCAAGGACCGTGCCACCGCCTCCCTCGAGGCCGGCATCGGCGGGATCAAGATCAAGGTGGGCCTGCCCGACTCGGCGGAGGACCTCCGGCGCGTGGCCGGGGTGCGCGAGCACATCGGGGCCGGCGTGCCCCTGATGGTCGACGCGAACCAGCAGTGGGACCGGGCCACCGCCCTGCGCATGGGCCGGCGGCTCGAGGAGTTCGACCTCACCTGGATCGAGGAGCCCCTGGACGCCTACGACGCCGAGGGCCACGCCCGGCTCACGGCCGCCCTGGACACCCCGATCGCCACCGGCGAGATGCTCGCCTCCGTGGCCGAGCACGTGCGGCTCATCGAGGCCCGGTCCTGCGACATCATCCAGCCCGACGCCCCGCGGGTGGGCGGCATCACGCAGTTCCTGCGCCTGGCCGCCCTGGCCGACCAGCGCGGCCTGGACCTCGCCCCGCACTTCGCCATGGAGATCCACCTGCACCTGGCCGCCGCCTATCCGCGCGAGCCCTGGGTGGAGCACTTCGACTGGCTCGACCCCCTCTTCGAGGAGCGCCTCGAGACCCGCGACGGCCGCATGCTGGTCCCCTCCCGCCCCGGGCTGGGCATCACCCTCAGCGAGCAGGCGCGCGCCTGGACCACGGACAGCGCCGGGTTCGGCACCGCGTAG
- a CDS encoding methylenetetrahydrofolate reductase, whose product MPISTPTGSPAAVEMLTDFSLEMTGRDVTALHEAAPGIPPGTRINVTFLGHEDPALRVAAARAVREHGFVPVPHVSARRLRSPGELDAFLADLAEAGAAEQVLVVGGDPGTPQGPYEDALAVIRSGALQRHGVRGVGIGGYPEGHPAVDDDVLWSALAAKTTALREQGLEATVITQFGFDTAPVLSWVAEARRRGIDAPVRIGVPGPAGVRRLLGHARRFGVATSAGIAQKYGFSLTHLLGTAGPDRFLQDLAAGHDAGVHGPVRLHFYTFGGLGATAGWVRQFGGERVAS is encoded by the coding sequence ATGCCGATCAGCACGCCCACCGGGAGTCCGGCCGCCGTGGAGATGCTCACGGACTTCTCGCTGGAGATGACGGGCCGGGACGTGACCGCCCTGCACGAGGCGGCCCCGGGGATCCCTCCGGGCACCCGGATCAACGTCACCTTCCTGGGGCACGAGGACCCGGCGCTGCGCGTGGCCGCCGCCCGGGCCGTGCGCGAGCACGGGTTCGTACCGGTCCCCCACGTCTCGGCGCGGCGGCTGCGCTCCCCGGGCGAGCTCGACGCCTTCCTCGCGGACCTCGCCGAGGCCGGCGCCGCCGAGCAGGTGCTCGTGGTGGGCGGTGACCCCGGAACTCCGCAGGGGCCCTACGAGGACGCCCTCGCGGTCATCCGCAGCGGGGCCCTCCAGCGCCACGGCGTGCGCGGCGTGGGCATCGGCGGCTATCCGGAGGGCCACCCCGCCGTCGACGACGACGTCCTGTGGTCGGCCCTGGCGGCCAAGACGACCGCCCTGCGCGAGCAGGGCCTCGAGGCCACGGTGATCACCCAGTTCGGCTTCGACACCGCCCCGGTGCTGTCGTGGGTGGCCGAGGCGCGCCGCCGCGGGATCGACGCCCCGGTGCGGATCGGCGTGCCGGGCCCGGCGGGGGTTCGCCGGCTGCTCGGCCACGCCCGCCGCTTCGGCGTGGCCACCTCGGCGGGGATCGCGCAGAAGTACGGCTTCTCCCTCACGCACCTGCTGGGCACCGCGGGCCCCGACCGTTTCCTGCAGGACCTCGCCGCGGGCCACGACGCCGGGGTCCACGGGCCGGTGCGGCTGCACTTCTACACCTTCGGCGGACTGGGGGCCACGGCCGGCTGGGTCCGGCAGTTCGGCGGGGAGCGGGTGGCGTCATGA
- the purU gene encoding formyltetrahydrofolate deformylase, with product MRPAQQSVLRPDHASLVVHGRDQPGIVAVVTSVLARHGANIVALDQHSDDPEGGAFFQRTVFHLPDYPALRPVLEQDLAAALTGGFNLHWRFTDLSVPRRVAVFASRSDHCLLDLIWRQRRGQLPVTISMVVSNHPDLAQDVRGFGIPFFHVPTEDKAAAEAEHLRMLEGNVDLVVLARYMQILSSPFLEAVGVPVINIHHSFLPAFVGAEPYRKAKERGVKIIGATAHYVTENLDEGPIIEQDVVRVSHRDTAQDLARRGADVERQVLARAVLWHCQDRVVRHDRQTIVF from the coding sequence ATGAGGCCCGCGCAGCAGTCCGTGCTCCGCCCCGACCACGCCAGCCTCGTGGTGCACGGCCGGGACCAGCCCGGCATCGTCGCCGTCGTGACCTCCGTGCTGGCCCGGCACGGGGCGAACATCGTGGCACTGGACCAGCACTCCGACGACCCCGAGGGCGGGGCGTTCTTCCAGCGCACGGTCTTCCACCTGCCCGACTACCCGGCGCTGCGGCCCGTGCTCGAGCAGGACCTCGCCGCGGCCCTCACGGGCGGCTTCAACCTGCACTGGCGGTTCACGGACCTCTCGGTGCCGCGGCGGGTGGCGGTCTTCGCCTCGCGGTCCGACCACTGCCTGCTGGACCTCATCTGGCGCCAGCGCCGCGGCCAGCTGCCCGTGACGATCTCGATGGTCGTCTCCAACCATCCGGACCTGGCGCAGGACGTGCGGGGCTTCGGCATCCCCTTCTTCCACGTGCCCACCGAGGACAAGGCCGCCGCCGAGGCGGAGCACCTGCGGATGCTGGAGGGCAACGTCGACCTCGTGGTGCTGGCCCGCTACATGCAGATCCTCTCCTCACCGTTCCTCGAGGCCGTGGGCGTGCCCGTGATCAACATCCACCACTCGTTCCTGCCCGCCTTCGTGGGCGCCGAGCCCTACCGCAAGGCCAAGGAGCGCGGCGTGAAGATCATCGGTGCCACGGCCCACTACGTCACCGAGAACCTCGACGAGGGCCCGATCATCGAGCAGGACGTGGTGCGCGTCTCCCACCGGGACACCGCCCAGGACCTCGCCCGGCGCGGCGCCGACGTGGAACGGCAGGTGCTCGCCCGCGCGGTGCTGTGGCACTGCCAGGACCGGGTCGTCCGCCACGACCGCCAGACGATCGTCTTCTGA
- a CDS encoding bifunctional anthranilate synthase component I family protein/class IV aminotransferase has translation MREIEVVAGTAVSPVQMLRALRDQPGLVALFGDWDGGDSLIGFRPVHVLAPEEDPFAALDTVPPLADPDTVPLPAAPGAVSPLADPDTVPLPAAPGAVSPLADPDTVPLPAAPGAVSPLADPDTVPLPAAPGAVSPLADPDTVPLPAAPGAVSPGPAGATADGPGAAAAGPGWIGYLGYQLSRRLERLPAPPPRPARLPEHHLGFYDHVLRRRAGRGDWVLERWPGADPARTAAARGIVRDALAGPSGPEAYRCEPFRTDASAAEHAAAVTAALGHIRDGDIFQANICRGLEAGFEGDPLDLFCAGHERLAPRFAAFLRLPGGAVASLSPELFLRRTGRAVLSSPIKGTAPAVTDPAELHASAKNRAENVMIVDLMRNDLSRACVPGSVRAPAAPRVEPHTGVHHLVADVRGRLRPGLGDGDLLRATFPPGSCTGAPKIRAMEIINALEPAGREVYTGAVGCAGPGGLVLNVAIRTFEFTGDRVRLGVGGGIVADSDPADEAHETLVKAVPLLDAVGAELDTALRQDWDLHGAPVPAAPPAPDIPSALPAAAPAPDVRSAVSSSAVPASAALTVLPGPSAPPAPLFELPARVPLRAEGVFTTLLVEEGEPVQLDAHLRRLGASCLACCGTELPRSVREEVLEHAAGLPGPHRLRITAAPTPGGALDVRVTATALPPGPVPPWRLVPVRLPGGLGAHKWADRRALAHEPEPGLWSRSCDPLLVDADGTVLETGRANLFAVLDGTVVTPPADGRILPGVVRARALEALRRSGRPVEERPLRLEELAAATEVFVTNSVAGAHPVGSVDGLARWHPGPVVRSLALTLRRGCG, from the coding sequence ATGCGCGAGATCGAGGTGGTCGCCGGCACAGCGGTGTCGCCGGTGCAGATGCTGCGGGCCCTGCGGGACCAGCCCGGGCTGGTGGCCCTGTTCGGGGACTGGGACGGCGGGGACAGCCTGATCGGCTTCCGGCCCGTGCACGTGCTGGCCCCGGAGGAGGACCCGTTCGCCGCCCTGGACACGGTGCCCCCGCTCGCCGATCCGGACACGGTGCCCCTGCCCGCCGCCCCGGGCGCGGTGTCCCCGCTCGCCGATCCGGACACGGTGCCCCTGCCCGCCGCCCCGGGCGCGGTGTCCCCGCTCGCCGATCCGGACACGGTGCCCCTGCCCGCCGCCCCGGGCGCGGTGTCCCCGCTCGCCGATCCGGACACGGTGCCCCTGCCCGCCGCCCCGGGCGCGGTGTCCCCGCTCGCCGATCCGGACACGGTGCCCCTGCCCGCCGCCCCGGGCGCGGTGTCCCCGGGGCCGGCCGGGGCGACGGCGGACGGGCCCGGCGCCGCGGCGGCCGGCCCGGGCTGGATCGGGTACCTCGGCTACCAGCTGTCCCGGCGGCTGGAGCGCCTCCCCGCACCCCCGCCGCGCCCGGCTCGGCTGCCGGAGCACCACCTGGGCTTCTACGACCACGTGCTGCGCCGGCGGGCCGGCCGCGGGGACTGGGTGCTCGAGCGGTGGCCCGGGGCCGATCCGGCCCGGACGGCCGCGGCCCGCGGGATCGTGCGGGACGCCCTGGCGGGCCCGAGCGGCCCGGAGGCCTACCGGTGCGAGCCCTTCCGCACGGACGCCTCCGCGGCCGAGCACGCCGCCGCCGTGACCGCGGCGCTCGGTCACATCCGCGACGGTGACATCTTCCAGGCCAACATCTGCCGCGGCCTCGAGGCCGGCTTCGAGGGCGACCCCCTGGACCTCTTCTGCGCCGGGCACGAACGGCTGGCCCCGCGCTTCGCGGCCTTCCTGCGGCTGCCCGGCGGCGCCGTGGCCAGCCTGTCGCCGGAGCTGTTCCTGCGCCGCACCGGACGCGCCGTGCTGAGCTCCCCCATCAAGGGCACCGCGCCGGCCGTCACCGACCCGGCGGAGCTGCACGCCTCGGCGAAGAACCGCGCCGAGAACGTCATGATCGTGGACCTGATGCGCAACGACCTCTCCCGGGCGTGCGTGCCCGGGTCCGTGCGGGCCCCGGCCGCGCCCCGGGTCGAGCCGCACACCGGGGTGCACCACCTCGTGGCGGACGTGCGGGGCCGGCTGCGTCCGGGCCTCGGCGACGGCGACCTGCTGCGGGCCACGTTCCCGCCCGGCTCCTGCACGGGCGCCCCCAAGATCCGGGCCATGGAGATCATCAACGCGCTCGAACCGGCCGGCCGCGAGGTCTACACGGGCGCCGTCGGCTGCGCCGGCCCGGGCGGCCTGGTGCTCAACGTGGCGATCCGCACGTTCGAGTTCACCGGGGACCGGGTCCGGCTCGGCGTGGGCGGCGGGATCGTGGCCGACTCGGACCCCGCCGACGAGGCCCACGAGACCCTCGTCAAGGCGGTGCCCCTGCTCGACGCCGTCGGGGCTGAACTGGACACCGCCCTGCGGCAGGACTGGGACCTCCACGGCGCGCCGGTCCCGGCCGCGCCGCCCGCCCCGGACATCCCCTCCGCGCTGCCGGCCGCGGCCCCCGCCCCGGACGTCCGCTCCGCGGTCTCGAGCTCCGCAGTCCCGGCCTCCGCCGCGCTGACCGTGCTGCCGGGCCCGTCCGCGCCGCCGGCCCCGCTGTTCGAGCTGCCGGCCCGGGTCCCGTTGCGCGCCGAGGGCGTGTTCACCACTCTGCTCGTGGAGGAGGGCGAACCCGTCCAGCTCGACGCCCATCTGCGCCGCCTCGGCGCCAGCTGCCTCGCCTGCTGCGGCACGGAGCTGCCACGGAGCGTCCGCGAGGAGGTGCTGGAGCACGCCGCCGGGCTGCCCGGCCCCCACCGGCTGCGGATCACGGCGGCCCCCACCCCGGGAGGCGCCCTGGACGTGCGGGTGACGGCCACGGCGCTGCCGCCGGGACCGGTGCCCCCGTGGCGGCTGGTCCCCGTGCGGCTGCCCGGTGGCCTGGGCGCGCACAAGTGGGCGGACCGGCGGGCGCTCGCCCACGAGCCCGAGCCCGGGCTGTGGTCGCGCAGCTGCGACCCGCTGCTGGTGGACGCCGACGGCACGGTCCTGGAGACCGGTCGCGCCAACCTCTTCGCGGTGCTCGACGGCACCGTGGTCACCCCGCCCGCGGACGGCCGCATCCTGCCCGGGGTGGTGCGGGCCCGCGCACTGGAGGCGCTGCGCCGATCGGGGCGCCCGGTCGAGGAGCGGCCGCTGCGGCTCGAGGAGCTCGCCGCGGCCACGGAGGTGTTCGTGACCAACTCGGTGGCCGGCGCCCACCCCGTCGGCTCCGTGGACGGCCTGGCCCGGTGGCACCCGGGCCCGGTGGTCCGCTCCCTGGCCCTCACCCTCCGCCGAGGTTGCGGGTGA
- a CDS encoding FadR/GntR family transcriptional regulator produces MSHNLTTALVDDLRARIVDGRIAPGERLPSESSLITEHGVSRTVVREAVARLQAEGLVHTRRGSGSFALTPPAAPAGSGRPVRTLRDRRSLLAFRTGVESEAAALAATARDEQQLARMEQALLRTEQDADHPAAALEHDFEFHRTVAEASHNPYYVDALTGLGPAMITMPPRRLDGAAGTGGRTARVLAEHRAVLDAIRAGDPLAASAAMRVHLANSLWRLEAEAGSPLSRTAVPVED; encoded by the coding sequence ATGAGCCACAACCTCACCACCGCACTCGTGGACGACCTGCGGGCACGCATCGTCGACGGGCGCATCGCCCCCGGCGAGCGCCTGCCCAGCGAGAGCAGCCTGATCACCGAGCACGGGGTGAGCCGGACGGTGGTCCGGGAGGCCGTCGCCCGGCTCCAGGCCGAGGGCCTCGTGCACACGCGGCGGGGCAGCGGCAGCTTCGCCCTCACCCCGCCGGCCGCGCCCGCCGGGTCCGGGCGGCCCGTGCGGACGCTCCGCGACCGCCGCAGCCTGCTCGCCTTCCGCACCGGGGTGGAGTCCGAGGCCGCGGCGCTGGCCGCCACGGCCCGCGACGAGCAGCAGCTCGCCCGGATGGAGCAGGCGCTGCTGCGCACGGAGCAGGACGCGGACCACCCGGCCGCCGCCCTGGAGCACGACTTCGAGTTCCACCGGACCGTGGCCGAGGCCAGTCACAACCCCTACTACGTCGACGCCCTGACCGGCCTGGGTCCCGCCATGATCACCATGCCGCCGCGGCGGCTCGACGGCGCCGCCGGGACCGGCGGCCGCACCGCCCGGGTCCTGGCCGAGCACCGGGCGGTGCTGGACGCCATCCGGGCCGGTGACCCGCTGGCGGCGTCGGCCGCCATGCGCGTGCACCTGGCGAACTCGCTGTGGCGCCTGGAGGCCGAGGCGGGCAGCCCCCTGAGCCGCACGGCCGTCCCGGTCGAGGACTGA
- a CDS encoding putative quinol monooxygenase codes for MIFIVVKFKVKPEWSERWIDFSRDFTEATRQEPGNLWFDWSRSVDDPDEFVLVEAFQDDAAGPHVNSEHFRKFTAEAPQALVETPQIISETISAQGWNRMGEITVE; via the coding sequence ATGATCTTCATCGTCGTCAAGTTCAAGGTGAAGCCGGAGTGGTCGGAGCGCTGGATCGACTTCTCGAGGGACTTCACGGAGGCCACCCGCCAGGAGCCGGGCAACCTGTGGTTCGACTGGTCCCGCAGCGTGGACGACCCGGACGAGTTCGTGCTCGTCGAGGCCTTCCAGGACGACGCCGCCGGGCCGCACGTGAACAGCGAGCACTTCCGGAAGTTCACGGCGGAGGCACCGCAGGCGCTCGTGGAGACCCCGCAGATCATCAGCGAGACGATCTCCGCCCAGGGCTGGAACCGGATGGGCGAGATCACCGTCGAGTGA
- a CDS encoding IclR family transcriptional regulator: protein MRHDHTWRRHGLRPEGLRAARRRGAGPRGATAKDISAALGIPLPSVYRLLQTLVASEHVVHLKDQRRYGLGYKVHALDTSLRQQVGTPGTVRRAVRDLHATADAAAYFAVYRGDAIVVAHVVDSPRRPRLDPLDFGFTDAAHATAFGKILLSRMDRDEVAEYLQRHGMPGLTDRTLRTAEALLRELRRVRAEGIAVEREEFVPGASCLAAPVLDAAGRTLGSVAVSLRPPDFERRHRAIAPVLRDAADRVGRALRAAEDCPVARRAD from the coding sequence ATGAGGCATGACCACACGTGGCGCCGGCATGGCCTCCGTCCAGAAGGCCTTCGCGCTGCTCGACGTCGTGGCGCGGGACCCCGGGGCGCGACGGCCAAGGACATCAGCGCCGCGCTCGGGATCCCGCTGCCCTCGGTCTACCGGCTGCTGCAGACGCTCGTGGCCTCCGAGCACGTGGTCCACCTCAAGGACCAGCGGCGCTACGGGCTGGGCTACAAGGTGCACGCCCTCGACACGTCCCTGCGCCAGCAGGTCGGCACGCCCGGCACGGTCCGGCGCGCGGTCCGCGACCTGCACGCCACGGCCGACGCCGCCGCCTACTTCGCGGTGTACCGCGGGGACGCCATCGTGGTGGCGCACGTGGTCGACTCCCCGCGCCGGCCACGGCTCGACCCCCTGGACTTCGGGTTCACCGACGCGGCCCACGCGACGGCCTTCGGCAAGATCCTGCTCTCCCGGATGGACCGCGACGAGGTGGCGGAGTACCTCCAGCGCCACGGCATGCCCGGCCTGACGGACCGGACGCTGCGCACGGCGGAGGCCCTGCTCCGGGAGCTCCGGCGGGTGCGCGCCGAGGGCATCGCGGTGGAGCGGGAGGAGTTCGTGCCCGGAGCCTCCTGCCTGGCCGCGCCCGTGCTCGACGCCGCGGGCCGCACCCTCGGCTCCGTGGCGGTGTCCCTGCGGCCGCCGGACTTCGAGCGGCGGCACCGGGCGATCGCCCCGGTGCTCCGGGACGCCGCCGACCGGGTGGGCCGGGCCCTGCGCGCGGCGGAGGACTGCCCGGTCGCCCGCCGGGCCGACTGA
- a CDS encoding GMC family oxidoreductase, with translation MTTTPQDQQQPSARIALDDDSAVVVIGSGAGGGTLAHELTEKGIKVVLLEAGPHLTSEDWVNDEWEAFHQMAWLDPRTTTGSWRIARDFPNLPAWLVKAVGGTTTHWSGATPRFKAHEFRTRSVYGRVDGANLLDWPITLEDLAPYYDRAERKIGSTHRHGRPPLPANNNYKVLAAGAQKLGYRHYATGPYGTNAEPYDGRPASIQDGFNFQGDKNRSKWSTLVSEIPKALRTGHLDLRPQCHAVQITHTEKGLVDSVVYVDGDGQVQRQRARLVAVACNAIETPRLLMLSASPLFPDGLANSSGQLGRNYMRHTTGSVYAQFDRPVRMYRGETMAGIVADESRHDVDRGFAGGYYMETISLGPAFLASFGDPGAWGPDFTALLDGYEHTAGMWVVGEDMPQETNRVTLNTTVTDHLGLPVPNVHFDDHPNDVAMRNHGYQQGSLLYESVGAVSTHRTPPYPATHNMGTARMSERPEDGVTNAFGQTHDVPNLFVSDGSLFTTGAAANPTLTIVALATRQADYIAEQLAGRHL, from the coding sequence ATGACCACCACGCCCCAGGACCAGCAGCAGCCCTCCGCCCGGATCGCGCTGGACGACGACTCCGCCGTCGTCGTCATCGGCTCCGGCGCCGGCGGAGGAACACTGGCCCACGAGCTGACCGAGAAGGGCATCAAGGTGGTCCTGCTGGAGGCCGGGCCGCACCTGACCAGCGAGGACTGGGTCAACGACGAGTGGGAGGCCTTCCACCAGATGGCCTGGCTGGACCCCCGGACCACCACGGGGTCCTGGCGGATCGCCCGGGACTTCCCCAACCTCCCGGCGTGGCTGGTCAAGGCCGTCGGCGGGACCACCACGCACTGGTCGGGGGCCACGCCGCGGTTCAAGGCCCACGAGTTCCGCACGCGCAGCGTCTACGGGCGCGTGGACGGCGCCAACCTGCTGGACTGGCCGATCACGCTCGAGGACCTGGCCCCGTACTACGACCGCGCCGAGCGGAAGATCGGCAGCACCCACCGCCACGGCCGTCCCCCGCTGCCCGCGAACAACAACTACAAGGTGCTCGCGGCGGGCGCGCAGAAGCTCGGCTACCGGCACTACGCGACCGGCCCGTACGGGACCAACGCGGAACCGTACGACGGGCGCCCGGCCTCCATCCAGGACGGGTTCAACTTCCAGGGCGACAAGAACCGGTCCAAGTGGTCCACGCTCGTCTCGGAGATCCCCAAGGCCCTGCGCACCGGCCACCTCGACCTGCGCCCGCAGTGCCACGCCGTGCAGATCACCCACACGGAGAAGGGCCTCGTGGACAGCGTGGTCTACGTGGACGGGGACGGCCAGGTGCAGCGGCAGCGGGCACGGCTCGTGGCCGTGGCGTGCAACGCGATCGAGACGCCGCGGCTGCTGATGCTCTCGGCGTCCCCCCTGTTCCCGGACGGGCTCGCCAACTCGTCGGGGCAGCTGGGCCGCAACTACATGCGCCACACCACCGGATCGGTCTACGCGCAGTTCGACCGCCCGGTGCGCATGTACCGGGGCGAGACGATGGCCGGGATCGTCGCCGACGAGTCCCGGCACGACGTGGACCGGGGGTTCGCCGGCGGCTACTACATGGAGACGATCTCCCTGGGGCCGGCCTTCCTGGCCAGCTTCGGGGACCCCGGCGCGTGGGGACCGGACTTCACCGCCCTGCTCGACGGCTACGAGCACACCGCCGGGATGTGGGTGGTGGGCGAGGACATGCCGCAGGAGACCAACCGGGTGACCCTCAACACCACGGTGACCGACCACCTGGGCCTGCCCGTGCCCAACGTGCACTTCGACGACCACCCGAACGACGTGGCGATGCGCAACCACGGCTACCAGCAGGGCTCCCTGCTCTACGAGTCCGTGGGCGCGGTGTCCACGCACCGCACCCCGCCGTACCCGGCGACGCACAACATGGGCACGGCGCGGATGAGCGAGCGCCCCGAGGACGGGGTGACCAACGCGTTCGGCCAGACCCACGACGTGCCGAACCTGTTCGTCTCCGACGGCTCGCTGTTCACCACCGGGGCGGCGGCGAACCCCACGCTGACGATCGTGGCGCTGGCCACCCGCCAGGCCGACTACATCGCCGAGCAGCTGGCGGGCCGGCACCTGTAG
- a CDS encoding GNAT family acetyltransferase encodes MIVDRLPEHLCEDAVALWEDAGLTRPWNDPRADLARALAGPSSTVLAAVEEDGLVGTAMVGHDGHRGWVYYVAVRPSHRGRGLGRALMAACEQWVAGRGIPKMQLMVRTGNAGTRDFYERLGYAVQDTVVLGKFFDPRRQAQQSG; translated from the coding sequence ATGATCGTGGACCGACTGCCCGAGCACCTGTGCGAGGACGCCGTGGCCCTGTGGGAGGACGCGGGGCTGACCCGTCCGTGGAACGACCCGCGGGCGGACCTGGCCCGGGCCCTGGCGGGGCCCTCGTCCACGGTGCTGGCCGCCGTCGAGGAGGACGGGCTCGTGGGCACCGCGATGGTCGGCCACGACGGGCACCGGGGCTGGGTGTACTACGTGGCCGTGCGGCCCTCCCACCGGGGGAGAGGCCTGGGCCGGGCGCTGATGGCCGCGTGCGAGCAGTGGGTGGCCGGGCGCGGCATCCCGAAGATGCAGCTGATGGTGCGCACCGGCAACGCGGGCACGCGGGACTTCTACGAGCGGCTCGGCTACGCCGTGCAGGACACCGTGGTGCTCGGGAAGTTCTTCGACCCGCGGCGCCAGGCCCAGCAGAGCGGCTGA
- a CDS encoding DUF5996 family protein, translating to MDHVAFPEMPYEPWRETRETVHRFLQVVGKVRLAAAPRRNHWWNVPFHVTGRGLTTRPMGRDPVFAIDLDLLDHRLDLSTATGLRHSFALPGLSVAAFHARLLHALRAAGVEVTIADPRPFDLPDSGRPFAEDTEHAAYDPAAVTRYWQVLGQVNLLLERFAGEWSGKTSPVHHFWHTFDIAVTRFADTAVDVPPGADPVTGEAYSREVISSGFWFGDDAFPEPAFYSYTAPEPDGLAAEPLRPDTARWTERGGSHLAVLRYDDVRELADPHGAVLEFWDSAYRAGARRSAWDFFHYDCPGGVTDPRV from the coding sequence ATGGACCACGTCGCTTTCCCCGAGATGCCCTACGAGCCCTGGCGGGAGACCCGGGAGACCGTCCACCGGTTCCTGCAGGTGGTCGGCAAGGTGCGGCTGGCGGCCGCGCCCCGCCGCAACCACTGGTGGAACGTGCCGTTCCACGTCACCGGTCGCGGACTGACCACCCGGCCGATGGGCCGCGACCCGGTCTTCGCGATCGACCTCGACCTGCTCGACCACCGCCTGGACCTCAGCACCGCCACGGGCCTGCGGCACTCCTTCGCCCTCCCGGGGCTGTCCGTGGCGGCGTTCCACGCCCGCCTGCTGCACGCCCTCCGAGCCGCCGGGGTGGAGGTCACCATCGCCGACCCCCGGCCCTTCGACCTGCCCGACTCCGGGCGCCCGTTCGCCGAGGACACCGAGCACGCCGCCTACGACCCCGCCGCCGTGACCCGGTACTGGCAGGTGCTGGGCCAGGTGAACCTGCTGCTCGAGCGGTTCGCCGGCGAGTGGTCCGGCAAGACCAGTCCCGTCCACCACTTCTGGCACACGTTCGACATCGCGGTGACCCGCTTCGCCGACACGGCCGTGGACGTCCCGCCCGGCGCGGACCCGGTGACCGGCGAGGCGTACTCGCGGGAGGTCATCAGCTCCGGGTTCTGGTTCGGCGACGACGCCTTCCCCGAGCCGGCCTTCTACTCCTACACCGCCCCGGAGCCGGACGGGCTGGCCGCCGAGCCGCTGCGGCCGGACACGGCGCGTTGGACCGAGCGCGGCGGGAGCCACCTGGCGGTCCTGCGCTACGACGACGTCCGGGAACTGGCCGACCCGCACGGCGCCGTCCTCGAGTTCTGGGACAGCGCCTACCGGGCCGGGGCGCGCCGCAGCGCCTGGGACTTCTTCCACTACGACTGCCCGGGCGGGGTCACGGACCCCCGCGTCTGA
- a CDS encoding UBP-type zinc finger domain-containing protein, translating to MAEDDIDVGAGPSGTGCAECLADGGWWVHLRRCARCGHIGCCDTSPAQHATAHHRRTGHRYVRSFEPGESWWWDYATGTFVEGPDLAPPQHRPEDQPVPGPAGAVPADWRRHIHR from the coding sequence ATGGCCGAGGACGACATCGACGTGGGCGCCGGTCCGAGCGGGACCGGGTGCGCCGAGTGCCTGGCGGACGGGGGCTGGTGGGTGCACCTGCGCCGGTGCGCCCGGTGCGGGCACATCGGGTGCTGCGACACCTCCCCGGCCCAGCACGCCACCGCCCACCACCGGCGGACGGGCCACCGGTACGTGCGCAGCTTCGAGCCGGGGGAGTCCTGGTGGTGGGACTACGCCACCGGCACCTTCGTGGAGGGCCCCGATCTCGCCCCGCCGCAGCACCGCCCGGAGGACCAGCCGGTCCCCGGCCCGGCGGGGGCCGTTCCCGCCGACTGGCGCCGGCACATCCACCGGTGA